The Sphaerochaeta globosa str. Buddy region AAAGGGGGACCCAAGCCTTTACATACAAGCTCTTACCGATTATTCATGCTTTTTCTTATACAGGAAGATGCTTTTTGTATTGCTATCAGGATTTTTATAGAAGCACATAATCAGCAGTTCTTCCAGGGCACTGAACATACCCACAACAACAAGTATTGCAGTAAATGTGCCTTTTGCTGTCAATAAGATCAGGCAGACGGCTCCTACTACCAGTATTCCGGTAAGTTTGTTTCCATACGTATGCAATGAATAGGTGGCATGGTTCTTAATGGTGCAAACAACAAGAGAGAGGGTTTTGATTACAAAAATTACATAGATGCCCACTATGTATTTCTGGACTATGTTCATCTGGTAGCGCACGACATACAGAACCAAGGCGCTGAAAAACACCAAATCACCCAAGGAGTCAAGGCGGGCTCCCAAGTCACTCTCACAGTGCAGTCGACGTGCTAAAAAGCCATCGAGGACATCAGTAAGGCCTGAGGCGACAATAATCCAGAACAAGACAAGGGGATGCTTCATTGCAAAGAACATTCCGAACGATAAAGCAATTCGAGAAAGAGAGAGCAAATTGGGAATGTTCTTTACTACTTGCATCTCGTATCCCTCGCAACAAGAGCGTTCAATTTCCTATAAGTAATTCAGAATAGCCTGATAGCTCTCCATAATCTTCTTTTCGTCCAGTGGCTTCTTGCTGGTATTTGCCGTCACCACTACGGTATAGCGGTTCTTCTGCGTGTCCTCCAAATAGGTGGTGAGATTGAGCACGCCTGGTTCACTGCCCCCTTTAAAGGCTACCCGTTGCCAGCGCTCCTTGGTTGCCAGACCTGCATTGACCGTCATCAAATCCAAGCTCTGCAGCCGCTCTATCAGCGTCGCAAGTTCTTTGGCAGTCATGAACCACTCCACATCGATGGCAACAGGGTCACCAGAGAATAGACCGGCATTCGGAAGCTCTCTCTCTTTCAATTCCTCGAGAAGAAGGAGCCGCTGGCTTACCGATGAGGAACGAAACCTTGCCAGAATGTCACTGTTTTTTGGATTCTTCAACTTGAACATTTCAGATGTGGACAACGTCGGCTTGCTATGCATCAGGTATCGGTCCACATTCTGTCGACCCACCAAGGACAAGAGGGCATCGGCGGCAGTGTTGTCACTTTGGCTGATCATCAATGTAGCCAACGTTTCAATGGTAAGTTGAGAACCGACCGGCCAATCCTGCAGAATTCCCGTAGGAAGGCTTTTATACGCCTTCTCCAGCCTGACGCTCTGACCCCATTGCATCCGATTTGCCTTAACTGCGTCATCAAGGGCAGCCAATACGCCCAACTTGAAAGCAGAGCCCACGGCAAGCGGGACATCAGCCTGATAGGAGGCCAAGGTCTGCCCATTCCTACGGATGAGCACCGATGTCTGTGCATCCAAATCGGTTATTTGTTTTACGCTGTCCGCAAGGGTAAGCTTCGAGCTGATCACTTCGGTAAATTGCAGACCTGCAACACTGCCCTGCCCATCGAGGCTGATATAGGCAGTCACCGTACCTTGCTCAAATACTATGGTATAGGGATTGGAAGTTCCCTCAACCTGCTTGAAGGTACCCAGCTGCATGGTGAGCTGAACCAGCAATTGCTGCATGCTGCTCAAAGGAACCGCGGCCTCGAATTGCTTGGTATAGGTAACACGGGCAGGACCTTCATGAAAGATGTCGGTCAAGACCTTTGCCTCATCGGCAAAGACAGCCGTCCCAACTACGAACAGAAGGATGAGTATGAGCGCTAAGCGTTTATAGGTATGCATGCCATACTATGTACCCATGACAATCTCTTTGTAAAGCAACAATCTGCGTTGAAATACCAAGCAGACAGTATTTTTCCTTGAGCCCCAAGACGTACGCACCCGTATACAAGATTTTTCCCAGCAAAGAAACTATCTGTCTCTCTTTGTTATGTATATTAGGTACTTACTGCATTGACAGGCTCCAAAGGCGTGCTATACTGGTGACAGGTGTTACGTAACACCTACCCAGAATATAGGTAGGTAGTATCACAGATTTACTAAGGAGGAATGAAAAAAATGAGGAAAAAACTGTTGAGCATGGTGGCAATAAGCCTCATGGTCGTCCTGGCAGCCGGTTCAGTATTTGGTGCCGGTACCAAGGAAGCGTCGAGCGAAACAACCGTCAACATGTTCCAGCTCAAAGTTGAGATCAAGGACGCCATTGATGGATATGCCGCCAAGTACACGGCAGCCACCCCCGGGGTGACGGTGAAGGTCGAGACCCTCGGCGGCGGTGCCGACTACGGTGGGGCACTTAAGGCAAAGGCACAAGCTGGACAAATGCCCGATATCTTCGTCATTGAAGGCCGCGGCGGCTATGACATTTGGAAAGACTACATTGCCGACCTAGGTGATCAGAGCTGGGTTGCAGATACCGACCTTGCTTTCAAGGTGGATGGAAAAGTGTATGGTTTCCCGGTTGCAATCGAAGGCTACGGATTGGCATACAATGCCGACATTCTCGCCAAGGCGGGTATTGATCCGGCAAAGCTGACCACCCGAACAGCATACGAGCAGGCATTCAAGACGTTGGAAGCCAAGAAAGCCGAACTCGGAATTGATGCACCCGTTGCCATGGCAGCTTCTGTAGCCGGTGGCATGTGGTGGGTAGCCGCACAGCACAACTTGGCTGCATATTGGGGTGGTGGACTTGATTTCAATGACACCAGCATCATCGATATGGCCCTGCAGGGAAAGCTTGACGATGCCCGTTTCCTGCAATATGCAAAGTATCTGCAGCTGCTGTTCAAGTATGCCGACCAAAAGATTCTGCTCAACGGCAGTTATGACGACCAGGTCGGAGCATTCGCACAAGGCAAGACTGCATTCCTGCACCAGGGCAACTGGGTCGATCCCAACCTGAAGCAGCTCGGCGTCACCTTCAAGATCGGGTATGCCCCGCACGCATTCCTGGATGCAGAAGAGAAAGGTCTGTATCTGTTCGCCCCGAGTTGGTATTGCGTCAATGCAAAGAGCCCCAATGCAGCTGCTGCCAAGGCTTTCCTGACTGCAATGGCAACCACCGCCGACGGACATGACTACATGGTCAACAAGGCCGGTATGATTCCTGCGTTCAAGTCAGTGACTTTGAAGCCCGCCGGACAGTTGAGCCAGGCTTTGATGGCTGCAAACGCCAAGGGCGGCAATTACGGCGTATTCTTCGGCATGCTTCCCGACGGAGCTGGACAGAACGTCTTTGGTCCGATCTTCGACCTGTTTGCACAGAACCAGAACAATCTCAACCAGTTCATCGCAGACATGAAGAAAGCGGTCGCAAGTCTACCTACCATGTAATAATCGTCTCGGTTCTTGCACAGGAGTATGTCCTGTGCAAGAACTTCTGCAGGTTGATCCGGGGAGCATCAAATGAAACAGAATCGTGCCGTCAATATTTTGTTCGTGGCGCCTTGCGTGCTGACCTTTCTCATGGTCATCGTCATACCCTTCTTCTTCGGCTTGTACTATTCACTGACGAACTGGAATGGGGTAAGCGACGATGTTATGTTTGTCGGTTTGAAGAATTTTAGCAATCTGATGGCATCACCGGATTTCGTCTACTCCTTTCTGATTACCATCGCCTACACACTGATAAACATCGTGTTCATCAATGTCGTGAGCTTCGTTCTCTCCCTTGTTGTCACCAGCAAAATCAAACGAAGAAATTTCTACCGTTCCGGGTTCTTCGTGCCCTACCTTATCGGGGGAATCGTACTGGGCTATATCTGGCAATTCATCCTGAACAATATTCTTGTAGAAATCGGGACGACCTATGCCATACAGTTTTTCCAGACATCGTTTCTCAGCCTTCCCCATACGGTCATATGGACCATGGCTGTAGTGAATACCTGGCAGTATGCCGGATACATCATGTTGATTTTCGTAGCTGCCATCCAAAGCATTCCGTCCTCCCTGATGGAGGCGGCCAATGTCGATGGAGCAAGCTATTTTTCCCGGGTCATCCATATTTTGATGCCCATGATGGCAAATGCTTTTACCATTTCCATTTTCTTGACATTGACCACCTCGTTCAAGCAATTCGACATGAACCTGACGTTGACCAACGGCGGACCTGCCACCCGCTTTATGGACACCCCGATAAAGGCAAGTCAGTTGTTGGCTATGAATATCTTCAATACAGCAACGGCAAACCGAATGGCTGAGGCCCAAGCCAAGGCCGTGGTTCTGTTTCTTGCACTCTTGGTAGTCTCCCTGATCCAGGTAACGGTGAATAAGCGCAAAGAGGTGGAGATGTGATGAAAACGCTATACACAGGCAAAAAACAGAGAATTTTCAAGCCGGAAATGGTCCTGTTGGAAGTACTGACCATTCTACTCTTCGTGCTTTTCATGTTTCCCTTTTTCATGGTTGTACTGAACTCGGCAAAAACCTCGAAAGAGATCATTTTCAACGCCATTGCTCCTCCTGCCAGTTGGGCTCAACTGGGAACCAATGTTTTGTTGATTTTCAACAATCCGACGGTGGACTACCTCGGAGCCTTTGTCGATAGCATCCTGATTACGGTCATCTCACTGTTGGTAATTGTAATTTGTTCTTCCATGGCTGCTTGGGTCATGGTACGAAACAAGACCCTTTGGTCTACCATTCTCTTCATGGCTTTTGTTTCAGCAATGGTCATCCCCTTCCAGGTTCTCATGTATCCTTTGGTCCGCTGGATGCGAATCAGCGGGAACTTTTTGCATATCCGACTCCTAGGAACCATACCGGGTATTGTATTTGCCTATTTGGGTTTTGGCAGTCCCCTCTCCATTTTCATCTTTCACGGGTTCATCAAGAACATCCCCTTGGAGATTGAGGAGTCGGCGACCATTGACGGATGTCCGAGAAGCACGGTTTTCTTCAGGATTGTATTTCCCTTGTTGCAGCCGATTATTGTCACCGTCCTCATTCTCAATGGAATCTGGATATGGAACGATTATTTGCTGCCCTTGTTGGTGCTGGGTTCCAATGGAAGTGTACAGACCATACCGATTGCAGTCACGGCTTTTGCTGGTGCATACCTGAAGCAGTGGGATCTCATTCTTACTTCAACCCTGATCGCCATGCTTCCAATTATAGTATTATACATTTTTGCTCAACGATACATTATCAAGGGTATGGTAGAAGGATCGATAAAATAGAGGGGAGACGCGACATGAAAATTGTTCTGGTTGGCGCTGGGAGTATCCAGTTCGGATTAGGTACACTCGGGGATATTTTCACCAGTACTACGCTGAAGGGT contains the following coding sequences:
- a CDS encoding CDP-alcohol phosphatidyltransferase family protein, producing the protein MQVVKNIPNLLSLSRIALSFGMFFAMKHPLVLFWIIVASGLTDVLDGFLARRLHCESDLGARLDSLGDLVFFSALVLYVVRYQMNIVQKYIVGIYVIFVIKTLSLVVCTIKNHATYSLHTYGNKLTGILVVGAVCLILLTAKGTFTAILVVVGMFSALEELLIMCFYKNPDSNTKSIFLYKKKHE
- a CDS encoding serine hydrolase; the protein is MHTYKRLALILILLFVVGTAVFADEAKVLTDIFHEGPARVTYTKQFEAAVPLSSMQQLLVQLTMQLGTFKQVEGTSNPYTIVFEQGTVTAYISLDGQGSVAGLQFTEVISSKLTLADSVKQITDLDAQTSVLIRRNGQTLASYQADVPLAVGSAFKLGVLAALDDAVKANRMQWGQSVRLEKAYKSLPTGILQDWPVGSQLTIETLATLMISQSDNTAADALLSLVGRQNVDRYLMHSKPTLSTSEMFKLKNPKNSDILARFRSSSVSQRLLLLEELKERELPNAGLFSGDPVAIDVEWFMTAKELATLIERLQSLDLMTVNAGLATKERWQRVAFKGGSEPGVLNLTTYLEDTQKNRYTVVVTANTSKKPLDEKKIMESYQAILNYL
- a CDS encoding ABC transporter substrate-binding protein; this translates as MRKKLLSMVAISLMVVLAAGSVFGAGTKEASSETTVNMFQLKVEIKDAIDGYAAKYTAATPGVTVKVETLGGGADYGGALKAKAQAGQMPDIFVIEGRGGYDIWKDYIADLGDQSWVADTDLAFKVDGKVYGFPVAIEGYGLAYNADILAKAGIDPAKLTTRTAYEQAFKTLEAKKAELGIDAPVAMAASVAGGMWWVAAQHNLAAYWGGGLDFNDTSIIDMALQGKLDDARFLQYAKYLQLLFKYADQKILLNGSYDDQVGAFAQGKTAFLHQGNWVDPNLKQLGVTFKIGYAPHAFLDAEEKGLYLFAPSWYCVNAKSPNAAAAKAFLTAMATTADGHDYMVNKAGMIPAFKSVTLKPAGQLSQALMAANAKGGNYGVFFGMLPDGAGQNVFGPIFDLFAQNQNNLNQFIADMKKAVASLPTM
- a CDS encoding carbohydrate ABC transporter permease, with the protein product MKQNRAVNILFVAPCVLTFLMVIVIPFFFGLYYSLTNWNGVSDDVMFVGLKNFSNLMASPDFVYSFLITIAYTLINIVFINVVSFVLSLVVTSKIKRRNFYRSGFFVPYLIGGIVLGYIWQFILNNILVEIGTTYAIQFFQTSFLSLPHTVIWTMAVVNTWQYAGYIMLIFVAAIQSIPSSLMEAANVDGASYFSRVIHILMPMMANAFTISIFLTLTTSFKQFDMNLTLTNGGPATRFMDTPIKASQLLAMNIFNTATANRMAEAQAKAVVLFLALLVVSLIQVTVNKRKEVEM
- a CDS encoding carbohydrate ABC transporter permease encodes the protein MKTLYTGKKQRIFKPEMVLLEVLTILLFVLFMFPFFMVVLNSAKTSKEIIFNAIAPPASWAQLGTNVLLIFNNPTVDYLGAFVDSILITVISLLVIVICSSMAAWVMVRNKTLWSTILFMAFVSAMVIPFQVLMYPLVRWMRISGNFLHIRLLGTIPGIVFAYLGFGSPLSIFIFHGFIKNIPLEIEESATIDGCPRSTVFFRIVFPLLQPIIVTVLILNGIWIWNDYLLPLLVLGSNGSVQTIPIAVTAFAGAYLKQWDLILTSTLIAMLPIIVLYIFAQRYIIKGMVEGSIK